The nucleotide window ACGCCAACGCCGGCAATGCCGTCAGCAAGGGTGTCGAGATCGACATCAAGGCCAAGCCCCTGCCCGGCCTCACGCTGGGCGCGGCCGGTGGCTACGTGAATGCCGAACTGTCGAATGACGAAGGGATCCAGAACGGCGTGATCGGCGCGGTGCGCGGCGCCAAGGTGCAGGGGGTACCGAAGTACAACGCCTCGGTGACCGCCCAATACAACTTCGCGGTGGGTGGCAGCATGAGCGGCTACGTGGCCGGTGGGGTGCAGTGGGTGGGACCGAGCAAGGGCTCGCTCAATCCGGAACTGATCGACTACGAGCGGCCTTCGTATCACACCGCCGACCTGAGTGGCGGGCTGGCGTTCTCGCGGTACAAGCTGAGCGTGTTCGTGAAGAATGTGCTGGATGACGATACCGTGATTCAGCATCCGCAGGTGGCGTCGATCGTGCAGGGGTACCGCGTGGCACCGCGCAGTATCGGGGTGAGTTTGGCGGCGAAGTTTTGAGAAAGTGACTGCAACGCAGCTTACCTGGTCCGGATCGCACCGGCACTTGTTCAGCAGCCTGCATGCCCCTTCCGGAAGCGCCGGAGCCAGGTACGCCCGGCGCTTCCCTCCTGGAGGACTCGATGAAAGAGTTTCACCACATTTCACAAGCCGACTGCGCGGAGGTCGTGGAAGGCCCCGCCCCGGCGGCATTGCCGATCGTTCGCTACAAGACGGCGAACATCGATGGCGTGGAGGTGTTCTATCGCGAAGCCGGGCCGGTGGGCGCGCCGGTCCTCCTGCTCCTGCACGGGTTTCCAACCTCTTCCCACATGTTCCGCAACCTCATTCCCGTGCTGGCGAAACGCTACCACGTGATCGCGCCCGATTATCCCGGCTTTGGCCAGAGCGGGGTGCCCGACCGGTCCGCGTTCGCGTACACCTTCGCCAACCTGGCGACCATCATCGACAAGCTGACGGTCTTGCTGGGCGCGATGAAGTACAGCATGTACCTGATGGACTACGGCGCCCCGATCGGCTATCGGCTCGCACTCGCGCACCCCGACCGTATCCAGGCACTGGTCATCCAGAACGGGAATGCCTATGACGAGGGCATCGCGGGCGCATTCTGGGATCCGTTCAAGGCTTATTGGGCGGATGGATCGCAGGCCAGCCGCGAGGCGCTTGCCCGCTTCGTCACGCTGGAAACGACCAGGCTTCATTACATGGATGGCATGAGCGACATCGCCCGCGTCAGCCCGGACAGCTGGATGATCGACCAGGCATTGCTCGACCGGCCCGGTATCCGCGATATCCACCTCGACCTGTTTCACGACTATGGCAGCAATGTCGCGCTGTATCCGGAATTCCAGGCATTCTTCCGGCGCTGCAAGCCGCCCGCGCTGATCCTGTGGGGGAAGAACGATCCGATCTTTCCGGAGGCGGGGGCGCACCCTTACTTGCGCGACCTGCCCAGGGCGGAGCTGCATGTTCTCGATACGGGGCACTATGCGCTGGAGGACAAGTTCAATGCGATGGTGCCGCTGATCGGTGATTTTTTGGAGCGGAACTCGTGGGGGCGGTATCGGTCTTGAGGGTGGTGCCTCGCGGCCCACGGGAGTGGACCGGGCTTGATGCGATGAATGCCGCCAGTTCGTCCAGCGTCGCTTGGGAGTGCTTCCTCACGGCATAGAAAAAAATACAGTGCTATGGAAAGACGTAGCAATCCAAGCAGGATGGTATCGACATCATGGGCCGTAGTTTCGCGCCCTAGCGCTCAGAGAGCAGCAAGGTATTCAACAGATTTAATTCATTCGAAGCCATGAAGTAGCGGTCATCGAAAACCTGTGCCAATCTGAGCGGTTCAACCACTCCGACTACGGCACACCACGGGAAGGACCTGTATCGTGCGATGGGTGGCATCGCCGCAGACCCGACGCACAACGATTTGCTGAGAGCGTTGAGCCAAAGGTCCGAGTCGCGCAACTCGAAAAACAGTCCACTGTTAGCCACTTCCGCTTGCATGAACTGCAGATAACCTGCGGGCACTGCGACCCAGGTGTTGGGCGATTTCAGGTCCTTCAACGTACTGAATTCAACAGCTGAGTCCTGATTGTCGCGACGCAGCAGCTCTGCCAGAGACTTGGCAGGTGTACGGAGCGTGTTCGGATAGCCCTTGTCTCCATCGATTTGATAAAGCTGGTTGAGTAGCTTGCGAGTCGACTGGGCAGTCTCGGCTTCGTGCCCTTCGAAAGTGAAAACTTCCTGCTTTGCGAAGGCCCCCCAATTTTCGACAATCACTGGCCCCGCGAAATATGTATGGTCGGGGAAACTGCTCGTTTCGCTGTAACAAAGTAAAGGGGAGATGGCGTTCGTGGCCAACTCCCGCATTGATGACAGTTCAGATTCCTTGACAACAGTCCGGCTATCGACATCCTTTTTACCCACGGCCTGGAGCTTCGTGCGGGAGAATAGCTCGACAATATTTGCGCCAGCAGCTTTGACCAGGCCAACCCGGAGCGGATCCTTTCCTCGAAGCTTGAGTACTTCGGCTTCCTTGAGGAAATTGCTCACGTGTTGGGACATGATGCTGATCAGTTCTTCGGTACCGACCGCCCCGACAGGTACGAGTGCCAAAGGCTGCCGCAAGCCTGCGTCTCCCGTTATGCGCGTATAGATGGTCGACCGCAGCATCACGAGGAGGGTGAGCAAATCCAGTGACTGCCGCAACCACTGGCGCTTGTCCGTCGGACCATCGCCAATGATGAAGTCGTCGACCATCATCACTAACTGCCGGGGAACACTATCCCCGGAAACTTTTACCCCCTCCTCATTTAGATACTGACCACGGCCGCGATAGATCAACTGAGCGATTTCCATCAAGGCCGCTTCGATGTTGAATCGAGGAACCGTCGCGATAATCCAGTCAGTTTTTGGGAACGAGACACCCCGCGCGCCGGAGGACGTCATGAGGAATACCCGAACTTCGTCGCGAGTCTCGGGCTCGACCAATTGCTTCCTGCGCCAACCTGGTACCGACGAGTCCAGAATTTGCACATTCTCATCGCCAAGCCCAAACGTTCTCCGGCGGGCAAGGAGGTCTTTCAAACTGCTCAAAAACAGCTTGTCTTGAGCGAAATAGATTACCTGCGCGGCACCTTTACTCAAGGCGTGGCAGATTTCTTCAGCCGCGGACTCCAGAAGCTTCGCTTCGGCTTCGCGTCGAATCGCCTGGCGAGGAGTTTCCAGCAGGCCCTGGCTGGTTTCTTCAGGATGGATTGACGTCATCCGAACGCGATAATGAATCCCCAGCTCACTCGCGGGATAGCTGTTGGTCATTACATGAAATGTCTTTGTCTTGACTCCGCCAATTTTTATGTCGGTGACTGCGATGCGAAATGCACGGTCGCCCTCTGAACGAGAGATGAGCACTTTGTCCGGCGTACGATCGCCGGCGTTGAGGTATCGGTCCAGGACCACCTCGTTGCCCAGGGACGCGTCAGAGACAATTAGTGTCACCGTAAACGGACTGGGTTCGTCTTCAAAACAATGTATGAACTCGTTACGGAGCCACTTCGCTACCGCGTGCACAAAAGGCGCGCCCGCCCCATCGCCTGCCAATTCGTCGACCATGACAACGATGTTCGGGATGCTTTCTGCGAACTTTTTTCGTTCCTTGATGGCCGCGTGAACATGGTTGCAAGGATTATTGAAGAGGCTGGAAAGCGCGTCCATGGTCGTTTTCCCGCCCCCCCGATCCCGGAATCCTTGCAGTGCGGCGGTCATGACGACACGATTCACGTTCGGGTTCAACACGAGCAACTCTCGCGTTGTCGCTGCCATTCCTTTGAGAACGCCAACCAGCGATTTCTCGCTGACCCGGTCTTCATTTTCCGAAAGCGTATCTTTCCTTATCCTGCTGCTGGCGAAGTTGTCCTCGATTTCTTGCTCAGTTTCTGGTTCCAGCACAAGAATGGTGCCAGCCGCAGGCTTGACCAGGTTACGAACACCGTCCGCTACGACCGCGCCTTCGATATGCCGGCTCTGTGCCTTGCCTTCCTTTACCTGCTGCAGATGCCACCGCTGTGCGGAAGCAATCAGTTGCGCGTTCGTGGTAACGGTGAGAATGCCGGTCGGCTCGCCCTCGTAGCGTGCGAGGCTTTCCGTGACATCACGGTTGATGACGACTCGCGGGCTCACATATAGGAACAAATAGCCCTCCTGTTTTGCTCCCAGGTGCTTGCGGACCGCCGTCGTCTTGCCGATTCCTGGATTCCCCTCCAGCGCAATGACATTGAGTTTTCCGGCCGCCTCTCTCTCCATGCCGGCAACGACCGCAGCGGCATGCAGGTCCCTGAGTGAAATACCCTGGCCATCGACATCGTATTTTGCAAAGGCTGCGGACATCGCGACTTTCGCTGGCTGGCCGAGGAAATCGGTAAGTTCGGCGTCGTGCTCGACCATATCGAGCGACGCCGCCAAACTGAACTTCTCCATCGGGTTCGCGAACCTGGGCAGGTTCTCGTGGAAATCGAACTGGTAGTCTTCGCCCGGCTTCGGCATGGCGCGGAGACCTTTCATGCCACGCTGAAGCGCGGCCGGCAGCTTTCGCAACACACTGTTGAACACTGCTTCCGTTTGCTCGGTCAAGCCATCCTCGTCGCCATCGGCCATTTTTTTTGTGTGGCGGTATGCATGGGCCATCTGCTCCATGAGCGCGCGGTCAGTGCCTCCTTGCTGGTCATCGAAACGGGCAGCAAGGCTTTCGAGCCCGTTCGGTGTGATGGCCAATGCACGAACGACGCAGGGATTGGCCATGACACCGGCGGCACGAAGTGTCCTGATGGTGGACTCGCCATAAGCGCTGGCCTGGCACAGCTTGTAGAGCGGCTTGTCGTGGCCAGAGAGTGCGTTCAGGTGATTTCGGATGTCGCTCGATAGCTCGAAACGTTCGCCATCGACTTCAGCGGCTACGCGGGCAAAGACGCTGCGTGAGTCGACGAAACGCCGATGCCTGACGATTTCGTCGAGATGCGCATCCTGGTCGCGAAAATCACCGAGCTCGGAAGGCATATCGTACGAGTACTCCTGCACCAGGAGGTGGTCTTCACGCGAATCCCCGGATAACCAAAGCAGGAAGTCGGCATTGGCTGGCATTCCCTTTGCAGACAGGGCAGGATCGGCGGCACCAGAAAGCCCGAACTCCTTTACAAACGCCAGACGATTCGCGAGCCGGGCCTCTGCCGGAGCACTGGAACTGCCGGGTAGCGCCAACGGGCACCAGATAGCTCGCAAGCGGAGGCTACCGGCTTCTATGCGCCTGCACAAAGGCTTCAGATATTCACGCATCGCCGTATATCCGAGTCCATATGCTGTCAGAGCCATATGCTCGATCGCCGCCTTGACAACGTCTCGCGAAGTTTCATCCAGCAGGTCAAGCTCGCGGATGACACAGGCTGACACGCTCAGGAGCCGGGTTTCGCGCCACAAAAGCAAGCCAGGATGTTCCGGTGGCAACAGCTTCAACTCGATCAAGCATGCGAGCACGCCTCGCTTGACCAGAACTTCGTAGGCTTGCCCCCAGATCGCCGCTTGCTGTTGGAAAGATAGCTGGCTCATGCCAAATCCCTGTCCTTGTGCAGGACCTTCGTTACGTGAGCCAGGACTGCAGGTACCGACAGCAATACCGAACGGCCTCCTCTACGGCTCATGATTTCGACTTCGCCTGCCGCCGCGGTCGTTGTTGGCGATGACCAGTCGAAAGGATCGAGCACGGGCAACAAGTGGGTCTTGTCCGAAGGTTTCTCGCTTTCCATGAAATGAATCGCGCGCAAAACGGCAACGAGCGACTTGCGCACTCCCTCTCCAGCACCGACACCGAGAATGTTCTGACGCACGGTTTCGTTAAGCTGCATATCGGATAGCCGCTGTTCCACATCGAAGAAGTAAGTGCAAAATCCAGACTGTGGGCGTGACTCCTCACCCACCACCGACAGCGTCGCAAAGGTATATATCGGCATCAGGCTACGCAGCACGTCGGGGGCGATTTCGTCATACATTGCTTGATGGTCCTTGAAAGACACGACTTCAAACGCGCTCTCGTGGCTGGCGCGCCGGCGTAGCCTGGTGGCCGGGAAGACGTCTCGCCGGAGTGTATAGAGAAATACGCCAGGGAAGCGCTTTGCGGCGTCGTCGAGAAATTCCAAGGTGCCATGGGGCGAGTGCCGTTCCGCGGCACGCCCGATATGCCGGTTCCCGTAGTGGTGCGACAGAAGCACGATATGCTCGAACCCATCCTTCTGCAGGCGGGATATCTCCTCGAGAATTGACTGCGGCGTATTGAAGTCCTTGCGAGTATCGACAACCCGCGACTGCATCTGGTCGAAACGCACGACTCCCTGGCCGTTCTCCCTGGAAGCTTTGTAGGTGCGGCTGATAAAAAGGAAGCCATCCGCATCCGCGTGGCCCGGATAAAGGTCACATGGCCGCGTTACATAGGTGACGAGCGCCACCTTCTCGAGCTCTCCGGGCATGTCGAATTTCACCGGCTGGCTCCCGAGCAGTGCGTGAAGAGCACCGCGCTTCTTCCACCGATAGCCGTCGGCAGGATTGCGGTCCAAAGTTGTAAGACCTTGCAGCTTGACCGGCAGCTCACGCGAAAGCGTTTTTTCCAGGGCCTGGCTTACCGAATAGATCGCCGTATTGCCATCATGCGCGTCTTCTTCCCGCGAGCTCTTCTTCCCGCTGTGCTGCAGCCGCACCATCGTCATCGAAACGGGGCGGTTCAATGCCGTGGCAGTACGCCTCACTACCTCCCACAGCGCCACATAAGTCAGCAAGGAGAATGCAGTAAGAACCGCGGCACGTAGTTGCTCGCTCCGGGCCCTGTCCACCTCGGCGACCCGGCTCAGTTTGAGCGTTTTCAGGTCGTACTCGACCTGGACTCCCGCGCCGGCCATGAATGCGGCTTCGTTCGGGATATCGCTTGACCAGTCCAGCTTTTCTTTCGTCCAGCGGAATGGAACGAGGCGCACCGGCAGAACCGCGGAAGACAAATCTCTCTCAATGGTGATTTGTTCCGCATCCCCCGAAGGTGTGAAGGACCGCTCCTGGAGCTGGGTCTGTACTGAGTAGCTTGCAATACTGCCTGGAACAACAGGCATGTCCGAGATCGTCAAGTGGGCAAACCAGACAACCGAGTTCGGGCCTTTTTCAGCCTCCTTCAGGACATTCGTTTTCGATGACGTCAGCGATTCCACCGCGTCCCAGTTCACGATTTCGCGGCCCAGTGCTACCGTGAACTTGTCGACTCCGCGATTGACAACGTCCACCAGGGTACGAGACTTCGTCTGCAGCACGGACACCAGCTCGTCGGCGATGTCGTCCATGGCCTTGGACCGCCGGGTGAGCCGGTCGTGCAAAATCGTCAGCGTCCTGACAGGGTCGAGCTTGAGCTGGCTCGCGATACTCGCAGCCGTTGCTCCCAGGTCGAGCGCTTCGGCATCATCGATCGACTTGGGAATGACGAGATAAAGCAGTATGAGTTCGGCGACCGGCCTCTTCACATTCTGTTCTGGCCCTGGCGCGGCCAGTACGCGCTCATGAATGCGGGAAAGCCGGGTGTCAAAGGCGGACATGCCTGATTGCGGATTCTGGCCGTTGACCCGGAAACGGTACGACACCTCACGAACGGTGTTAAAACCACGGGCCGGCTCAGTGCGGGTCTCGAACAGTTGAACCGACCACTCAGCCCACGCAGGCAGGCAATGATAGAAAAGAGCCTTGCGCAGATGGTCGCCAAACTCGGAGTTGTTCCCGAGACCGTACGCAGAACTGACATCGAGTAGCAGCGAATCCGCCTCGATACCGGCGAACATATCGAAGCACTCGCGCACCCTGCCGACATACGCCTTCATCCCGGGCCGATTGCTCTGCGCGGCGACACACTCCATCAAGCGCAAGGTGACCTGCAGCCGCACGCGGGACAAAGCTTCGTCGTCCAGGAAGTCCAACAGCTGTCGAATTTGACTCCCAGGTCGCGTGCCCTGGCTTCGAACGGCTGTAACAACCTCTTCGATAAACATCTCCTCTTGTCCATCTTTCCGCAACTTCGTCGCAATGCCGTTGAGGAGTACGTCGAGCCAGTTCCGGCCGTCTATGGTCTCGATTGCCGACAGTACCCGCGCTACATCTTTCGAACGCTCATCGGACTTACGGCCGGGAGCGGCGAACTGGATTGGTACCATCGTCGCGGTCTTGGGGAACTCGGGCACGCGCTCACCGACACTCTTCGCAAGGACTTCGAGCGCTTTGCTCAGGGAGGGAATGGTCAAGGCGCTGAAGTCAACGTCAGCCATCAACGCGTCGAGCTCGCTGGAGATTGCGTCGCGCAGCTTCTCGACAGCATGCGCCGTGGCCGGCTCCGAACCCGGCACAAGCCGGCCACCAAGCTTGGCAGTAGTACCGAAGGGAGGAATTTCCACATCCCGTATGAAGCCAGTCTCGGTGCCTGGCACGAACTCGGGCTGGAACGAAGGGTTGGCCACGAGTCGCTGGATCACGCTTCGTGTGTTCAGGTGAAGGGTCGTGCCTTCCAATCGCATGAATGGCATCGCGGAGATGCCTCCTTCCCCCTTGGGTACCGCCTTCGCGACCAGGTCGGCCAGCTTGGCGAGTTGGAGAGAAGGGGTACGGTCGCGCGCGGATACGCTCGACCCACCGCGGATCGCGGAGGACATGAGTCAGCTCCTTTCATTGGCCAGCTACGCCACTTCCCAACGCGTCGATTCGATGCGAGGGGTTTTCGTTTTGGGTGACCCTAGTGTACCAACACTGCTTAAAAAAAGAGCAGGCGCGCTGAACTTTTTTATGACCTGTATGCGCCTCCTGGGAGTGATGCTGATGAATTCTTCCGACCTTCATCCAATGAACGCCGCCAGCTCGTCCGGCGTCCCCTTCGGAAAAGCCTCCCTCAGGAAATCGAGGACGGCGGACACCCTGGCGCTCAGCAACCGGCGGCTCGGATAGAGCGCCCACAGTTCGATGGCAGGGCCTTCCACGTCGCCCCAATGCACTAGCCTGCCAGCCGCCAGGTCGCCGCTCACGAGCGATATGGGCAGGCGCCCGGCGCCGACGCCAGCTCGCACCGCGTCGCGCACCATCACGAGCGACGACAGTGCCAGCACCGGATCGATGGCGATACTGGTCCGGGCCGCCGGGCCCGCGACTTCCCATGCCGCGGTCCGGTCGCCCGCGCCGCGCACCACGGCGGGCACCGGTGAACCATCCGCTGGCCGGGCGAGGCCAGGCGATGCCACGACCACCAGCCGGTCACGCAGCAGGATGCGGCCGACCAGGTTTTCATCCCGCGCCGGATTGACGCGGATGACCAGGTCGTAGCCCTCTTCCACCATGTCCACGGAGCGGTCTTCCGTGGTGACCTCGACCCGCACATCTGGATACTTCAGCGCGAACCCCGCCGCCAGGCGCCCCATCGCGGTCTGCGAAAACAGCAGCGGCGCACTGATGCGCAGGCGGCCACGCGGCCGGTCGCCGCCCGAGGCAATCGCGGCCGCCGTTTCGTCGATCTCCGTCAGCAAGGCGCCAGTGCGCTCGAACAGTGCCCTGCCCTCCTCCGTCAGCTTCAACGTGCGTGCGCCCCGTTCGAACAGGCGCAGTTCCAGGCTGCTTTCCAGTTCCGCCACGCGGCGCGACAGCGTGGCTTTCGGGCGTCCGGTAGCCCGGGCGGCGCGGCCGAAGCCACCGTGGCGGGCAACGAGATTGAAATCGGCAAGGGCAAGCAAGTCCATAAGTGTTCCACCAGTGAGACAGTCCATCCAACTATACCGTCTATCGGACCGGCTGTGGAATACCTACCATGGGAACCGTCATCTACCACTACGGAGCAAACATCATGACCATTCTCGTTACCGGTGCCACCGGCACTGTCGGCCGCAACGTCGTCGAACAACTCGCCCGCCGCGGCGCCAGCGTGCGGGCGCTCGTTCGCGATCCTTCCAAGGCCAGCTTCCCCGCCGGGGTGACAGTCGTACAGGGCGACCTGCTCGATGTGGACTCGCTGCGCGGCGCCTTCGAAGGCGTCACCACGCTGTTCCTCCTCAACGCCGTGGTGCCGGACGAATTCACCCAGGCACTGGTGGCGCTGAACGTGGCCCGCGCCGCGGGTGTGAAGCGCGTGGTCTACCTGTCGGTGATCCACAGCGACGTGTACGTGAACGTGCCGCACTTCGCCGGCAAGTTCGGCGTCGAGCGGATGCTGGAAAACATGGGCTTCCAGGCCACCGTGCTGCGGCCCGCCTACTTCATCGACAACGATCTCACCGTGAAGGATGCGGTGCTGGGCCATGGCGTGTATCCGATGCCGGTCGGCGCCAAGGGTCTGGCGATGATCGATGCGCGCGACATCGGCGAGATCGCCGCCATCGAGCTGCTGCGGCGCGAGCGCTCCAACGAAGCGCTGCCGTTCGAACGCATCAACCTCGTCGGACCGGACACGCTGACCGGCCCGGAGATCGCTGGCATCTGGAGCGAGGTACTGGGGCGGCCGGTGGGTTACGGCGGCGACGATACCGCCGCATTCGAGCGGAACCTGCGGAACTTCATGCCGGGATGGATGGCGTTCGACATGCGCCTGATGGCCGAGCGCTTCATCAGCGACGGCATGCTGCCCGGCGCCGGAGATGTGGCGCGCTTGACGGAGATGCTGGGGCGGCCGCTGCGCTCCTACCGTGAATTCGCTGCTGGCGTGGCCGCCGCGGCCTGACCTTTTCTTGAGGAGATCATCATGATTTATTCGACTGCGACCGTTCCCGTGAATCCGGAGGGCGCGACCCCGCTGACGCGTGCGCAGGCGTGGGCCGGGCTGGTATCGAAGGCCCGGGATGCGCGCCTGTTCCTGCCGCCCGGCTTGTGCACGTGTTGCGATGTCGTCGAGGAGAGTGCGACGCATATCGTCCGCGAGGCCGTCATTGCCGGGGATGCTTTACGGGAGATCATCAGCTTCGAGCCCATGGCGAAGGTGTCGTTCTTCCAGGCCAGCGGGCCGCGCGAAGGCGTGATCGTCAACGAGCTGTTCGAGGATGGAACCGGCGCGTTGCACTTGCGGTTCTACTGCTACCTGGGGTTGCGGGGGAAGGAGCCTGGTGGGACGGAAGAACAGGCCGAGCAGGCCTGGATGGATAGCGACAAGGGTTATCGGACCGCGTTGCTGTCGACGTTGCAGAGGACTCGGGAACTGGCTGGGGAAGGACGGCTTTGATGCTGGTGCTGGCAGGGAGCGCGGCCCCTGCCTGTTCATCTAGCGGTGGCTCGGCATTCGATGCGGGGCTGGCTCCTGCGTGATGATCTCGCGCTGGTTGATCATGCAGGGCGGAACAGCCCCATGCGGGCTCTATTCAACAGCTTCCACCGGGATGCGGTTGCCCCGTCCTTAGATCAAACCCGAGGAAGCACATATACCCGTCGCCTGGCATGTAGGAGCACCATATCTCACCCTTGCTTCTCATCCGCTCGCCCTCCTCGGCGCTGCAAATTACGCCTTTCACATCTGGACCGATGGACTCGAAGATTTGCCTGGCAGCTTGCCCGCGGATGGCAATCGCCAGCTTTTTGTCGGAGTTTGTCGGCGGTTTTCTGTTACCCGCTTCGCCCGAGTAAATAAGGTAGCTCGCAGATGTCAAAGGCCGGTTGGCACCAGTCCATTCGCCCGCTTCTTCGGCGTTTAAAGCACTTGGCACAAGTAGTGCCATGGCGAGCAATGTCTTCATATCGAACTCCTGGTGGAATGGCATGAAAGTAAGCGTCTTGACCCAATGCTTCACGCCGAGAATGTTCATATCGTTGAATAGGATTTACAGGCTAACCAGCCGTTCATCCTGCGCCGGACTGACCCGGATGATCGGGTCATCGCCTTCTTTCACTATGTCCACGAAGCGGTCTCCGTCGTGACCCGTGATCTACCTGCACCGTATTTCAATACGCCGTGGCTCACCAGCCACCGGCCTGAACTTCGTGACCGTGCATTCCCTGATGCGATCACTCAGGCGTTGGGAAATCGAAATCTCGCCACCCTCTCCGTACGCACAGTCGAGCCACGCCTGGTTTGAAGGCGCGCCTGGTTCGAAGGCATATCTCGTCGAGATCACGTGCTCCGTCCTGCGTAGTTCTTCGCCACGCAGGGTCAGCAGGCTGCCGGGCGGGCCGGACGACATGCCCGCCGAGTAAAGCTGCAACGGGAACTCGACATGGGGTACCCAGCCAGCGCCAGCTGCAACCTTGATCGCTTGCGGCTGAATCTGCGATGAACAAGCGATGTGCTTGCCCTGCGCCGCGACGTTTGCCGCCTGAAGAGTCAACGCTGCGGCGAGAAGATAGCGAGGAAAATGGTTCGAAGTCATTCGATCACCGGCAAAGCAAGCATAGTGCGCGCTGCCCGGCCTCGATACATTGATCACTGGCAACAATCTGCCTCCCCACCGTCTGATGTGCAGGGCACAGTCATCCCGGCAAAAACAAATCCTGCCACCTGCACAGGATTTTCTTTTGACAATATCTTTTGCCAAGATGGAAAATAGCAGAATCGCTGGCTGCGACATGCCTTGTCGGTACGCAGTTCATGCTGCCGCCATCCCAAGCACACACAGCTTTCTAACCAGCGTTCAGCTCGCCACCCGCCATCCACCAGGAACGAACCAATGCACCAACAACACCCCAGTCTCTACCAGCAAGTCGGCAACCTGCCCGACGAATCCCAGCGCAAGCGCCGCATCCGCTTCCACCAGGGCTGGTGGCGCACCTTCGTGCTGACGGAAGCCGCCGGTGCCCACCCGCTGCGCGCCGGAGAGACCGTCTGCAATGTGCTGGATGGCGGCGAAATCTCGAAGAAAAACCTGTTCGGTCCAGGCACCGTGGCGGCCGTCGAAGCAACGCTGGCCGCGCGCAGCAAGGCATCGGGTGGCCTGATCGACCAGCGCCGCCTGTTCAACAACCTGCTCTCCAGCCAGCCACTGGTGTTCAACTTCTTCGGTCCGCTGCAGCAGGACCTGGCGCTGGCGACGCGGGTGGTCCAGGCGCTGTTCCCCGGCGTCGACGAAGTCACGGCCATCCTGTTCGAATATGCGCCAGACAGCTGGATCGACAATTCCGCGTTCGACGTGGCGCTGGAAATCACATCGCAGGGCCGCAGCGGCCTGCTCGGGCTGGAGTGCAAATTCACCGAGCCCTTCTCGCCTACGGAATACAACACGGAGGACTACCGCAAGCTGGCAACGGCATGCGAGGCGTTCACCGTGCCATACGAAGCCTGCATCAAGCCGGAATTCAACCAGCTGTTCCGCAACCAGCTCATCGCCGAACACCAGGTGCGCGAGAAGAAGAAGTATGCGTTCCGGATGACGGGCCTGTTCTGCGAGCCCGGCGATGACAGCGCCATCGCTACCGGCAAAGCGTTCCGCGCCATGCTCCGGGACGGCGACAGCTCGTTCCATGTCGTCACCTACACGGCCTTCATCGAGGCGTTGCAGCGGCTGGAGCTGACGTGGGAGCAGCGCGAGTGGAGCATGATGCTGTGGGCCCGGTACTGCGCACTGGGGCTCAGCGCCGG belongs to Pseudoduganella albidiflava and includes:
- a CDS encoding alpha/beta fold hydrolase, which encodes MKEFHHISQADCAEVVEGPAPAALPIVRYKTANIDGVEVFYREAGPVGAPVLLLLHGFPTSSHMFRNLIPVLAKRYHVIAPDYPGFGQSGVPDRSAFAYTFANLATIIDKLTVLLGAMKYSMYLMDYGAPIGYRLALAHPDRIQALVIQNGNAYDEGIAGAFWDPFKAYWADGSQASREALARFVTLETTRLHYMDGMSDIARVSPDSWMIDQALLDRPGIRDIHLDLFHDYGSNVALYPEFQAFFRRCKPPALILWGKNDPIFPEAGAHPYLRDLPRAELHVLDTGHYALEDKFNAMVPLIGDFLERNSWGRYRS
- a CDS encoding helicase, whose translation is MSQLSFQQQAAIWGQAYEVLVKRGVLACLIELKLLPPEHPGLLLWRETRLLSVSACVIRELDLLDETSRDVVKAAIEHMALTAYGLGYTAMREYLKPLCRRIEAGSLRLRAIWCPLALPGSSSAPAEARLANRLAFVKEFGLSGAADPALSAKGMPANADFLLWLSGDSREDHLLVQEYSYDMPSELGDFRDQDAHLDEIVRHRRFVDSRSVFARVAAEVDGERFELSSDIRNHLNALSGHDKPLYKLCQASAYGESTIRTLRAAGVMANPCVVRALAITPNGLESLAARFDDQQGGTDRALMEQMAHAYRHTKKMADGDEDGLTEQTEAVFNSVLRKLPAALQRGMKGLRAMPKPGEDYQFDFHENLPRFANPMEKFSLAASLDMVEHDAELTDFLGQPAKVAMSAAFAKYDVDGQGISLRDLHAAAVVAGMEREAAGKLNVIALEGNPGIGKTTAVRKHLGAKQEGYLFLYVSPRVVINRDVTESLARYEGEPTGILTVTTNAQLIASAQRWHLQQVKEGKAQSRHIEGAVVADGVRNLVKPAAGTILVLEPETEQEIEDNFASSRIRKDTLSENEDRVSEKSLVGVLKGMAATTRELLVLNPNVNRVVMTAALQGFRDRGGGKTTMDALSSLFNNPCNHVHAAIKERKKFAESIPNIVVMVDELAGDGAGAPFVHAVAKWLRNEFIHCFEDEPSPFTVTLIVSDASLGNEVVLDRYLNAGDRTPDKVLISRSEGDRAFRIAVTDIKIGGVKTKTFHVMTNSYPASELGIHYRVRMTSIHPEETSQGLLETPRQAIRREAEAKLLESAAEEICHALSKGAAQVIYFAQDKLFLSSLKDLLARRRTFGLGDENVQILDSSVPGWRRKQLVEPETRDEVRVFLMTSSGARGVSFPKTDWIIATVPRFNIEAALMEIAQLIYRGRGQYLNEEGVKVSGDSVPRQLVMMVDDFIIGDGPTDKRQWLRQSLDLLTLLVMLRSTIYTRITGDAGLRQPLALVPVGAVGTEELISIMSQHVSNFLKEAEVLKLRGKDPLRVGLVKAAGANIVELFSRTKLQAVGKKDVDSRTVVKESELSSMRELATNAISPLLCYSETSSFPDHTYFAGPVIVENWGAFAKQEVFTFEGHEAETAQSTRKLLNQLYQIDGDKGYPNTLRTPAKSLAELLRRDNQDSAVEFSTLKDLKSPNTWVAVPAGYLQFMQAEVANSGLFFELRDSDLWLNALSKSLCVGSAAMPPIARYRSFPWCAVVGVVEPLRLAQVFDDRYFMASNELNLLNTLLLSER
- a CDS encoding LysR family transcriptional regulator; this encodes MDLLALADFNLVARHGGFGRAARATGRPKATLSRRVAELESSLELRLFERGARTLKLTEEGRALFERTGALLTEIDETAAAIASGGDRPRGRLRISAPLLFSQTAMGRLAAGFALKYPDVRVEVTTEDRSVDMVEEGYDLVIRVNPARDENLVGRILLRDRLVVVASPGLARPADGSPVPAVVRGAGDRTAAWEVAGPAARTSIAIDPVLALSSLVMVRDAVRAGVGAGRLPISLVSGDLAAGRLVHWGDVEGPAIELWALYPSRRLLSARVSAVLDFLREAFPKGTPDELAAFIG
- a CDS encoding SDR family oxidoreductase, producing MTILVTGATGTVGRNVVEQLARRGASVRALVRDPSKASFPAGVTVVQGDLLDVDSLRGAFEGVTTLFLLNAVVPDEFTQALVALNVARAAGVKRVVYLSVIHSDVYVNVPHFAGKFGVERMLENMGFQATVLRPAYFIDNDLTVKDAVLGHGVYPMPVGAKGLAMIDARDIGEIAAIELLRRERSNEALPFERINLVGPDTLTGPEIAGIWSEVLGRPVGYGGDDTAAFERNLRNFMPGWMAFDMRLMAERFISDGMLPGAGDVARLTEMLGRPLRSYREFAAGVAAAA
- a CDS encoding AtaL-like protein, producing MIYSTATVPVNPEGATPLTRAQAWAGLVSKARDARLFLPPGLCTCCDVVEESATHIVREAVIAGDALREIISFEPMAKVSFFQASGPREGVIVNELFEDGTGALHLRFYCYLGLRGKEPGGTEEQAEQAWMDSDKGYRTALLSTLQRTRELAGEGRL